The window GAGTTGGTGCGGGACGTGGGCTGCGAACCCGTGGCTGTCGGCGGTCTCGAACGTGCGGGACTCCTGGAAGCGACAGCCGCGCTGTTCATCACCCTCTGGGTCGGCGAGGGAGCGGATGCGCAAGCAGTCGCACCGCCACTGGCATACGCAGCCGGACCAAGCCACCAGGAAGCGGACGGCGGCACGGCGGTTCTCCATTAGGCATTCTTGTTGCTACTCACTCTCGGAAGGGCTGCTTCACCCAGCCCTGGTCCCAATTGGATACCTGGTGGGTGCGCCCGCGCAGTTCCTGGAAGTACCACTGCCCGTCACGCTTCACGAACCGGTCGGTGTAGTCGATCGTGAGGATCACGGCGTCCTGCGCGCCGGCGTCGTCCGTGCGGGCAATGGTGCACAGGCACAGGAGGCGGAAGTTGCCGATGGCCGACAAGCCGTCCTCGGCGATTTCCACCTGCGGGTTGATGACGTAGTGCTGGGCCCACAAGATCTTCTTCGGGAGGTCCTTGAAGTGTTCGGTGATCTCGACGCGGCCGTTGTTACTGCCTCCCTCGCCGTCGACCACCCAGCGGCCGTCGGGGGTGAAGAGGGACGCGATGCCCTGGGCGTCATAGGCGTTGTCGCAGTGAGCCGCGTACCGGTACTTCAGTTGCTCGACGGCGCGAGCGTCTTCGAGCCGGTTCAGGCGGGCCTCCAGCGCGGCAACGGCGGTGAGGGCTTCGTGTGTATCAGACATGAGGGTCCTTCAGTGTTCGACTGCATGGAACGGGGCAGCTGATGAGTCCTGGCCGCGGACGTCACCATGCGGTGTGTCGCTTCCAGGAAGGTCTAGGAATCCTTGACCGTGATCCAGCCGGGTGTGTAGTCGAAGCCGGAGATCCGCCAGATGCCGCTCTGGCGGCGGAGGTCCAACTGGTAGTGGGCTCCGTAGAGGTCTTGGCCATTGGGCGCGGCCGGCTGCTGCGGAATGATCCTGCCCACAACGAGGTGAGCGCTGGTCTGTGCCTCGTCGACCGTGACGTGCAGCGTCCGGCCGAAGTGCTGCATCCATGGCCACCCGCGCCGGAAGGACTTCATCTGGCCGATGACTTCATGGCGACCGTTGAGGTCGCCCATCGGGGGGAATGACCCGGAGATGTCCTCGGTGAAACAGTCGTGCAGGAGCGTGAAGTCGCCTTGGTCGATGGCCCATGAATAGCGTGCGTAGAAGTCCGCTGCCTGTTGCACGGCGTCGTCGGCGTCGAGGTCGGGGATGCCACGGCCCCACGGCGAGTCCAGCTCACTCACGATGGTGGGTGCCGCGTCGCCGAGCTTCCAGCCTTCCGCTGACGGGAGGCTCCACGGGGCAAACCGTGCCGGGTCTCCGTCGGTCCATGGGATGGACAGCCGCAGCTCCGCGAACTGCCAGCCCGCCTCGCTCCGCACGAGGTCGGCCAGGAGCGTCGCGCCGAAAGTGGAGGGCGCGGGGTCGGAATGGGAGCTGGTGCCGTAGAGGTACGACGTCAGCACGGTCCGGCGATCGTCTCCCCTGACGGAGTGATTGGTGGTGACCAGACGGAGGGCCGTCTTGGCGACGATGTCGGCGCTGAACAGGGCGGCGATCTCCGCCGCACCGCGAGCCTGCCCGTGCGCGCTGGAATGCAGCACGCTCGATTCGGTGAAGAGGCGACTCAGGGCAGATTCGTCGCCGTTGGTCCACCCCCTGGCGAAGGCGTCCAGAGTGGCGCGTACGTCCTTGGTGATCGGGTTCATCGATCGGCCCCCCACTGTGGAGGGGAGGAGCATGGCTTCTTGCTGCGAGACATGGCGCCGACGCTAAACATTCACATCAGTGTGAATGTCAAGCAGCGGGGGTTTTCCGATGGCCCGGGACCGTCTGGCTTGCGACTGCCAGGTAGTCGCGGATCGCGTCACGATTGCGCGTCAGGGTCTCGATGCGCCGCTCGATCTCGCCGAGCTCCCGCGCCAGGTTGGCGGCCAGCTCCGGGTCGACCATGGGGCGCAGCTCGGCTCCCGCACCCAGGAAGCAGGGCACGATCTCACGGATGACATCGGTGCTCAGCCCCGCCTGGAGCAGGTCGCGAATCTGCTGGACGCGCTGCACTGAGCTCTCGGGGTAGTCCCGATAGCCGTTGGGGAGGCGGTCGGGGTGGAGCAGGTCCTGCTGCTCGTAGTAGCGCAGGAGCCTGGTGGCGACCCCGGTACGTCGGGAGAGTTCACCGATTTTCACAGTGACGCACCTCACTCCATTTCGTCTTGACCTTGACATCGATGTGCAAGTTTAACGTCGGTGTCCGGCGTCGCAGTTCCGCCCCGCCTCCCCTGTACACCCACTGCCTGATCACGTGATCCACGCCGACCGGCCCAGCTCCGCGTCCGCAGCTGCAGAAAGGCAATCCCGCACCACCATGAAGAAGCTCCGCGACATTCCGCTCTCCCTGCTCAACCTCGCCCCCATCCGGCACGGCGAGGGCACGGCCACCGAGGCACTGCTCGAGACCATCGAACTCGCCCGTAAGGCAGAGGAGTTCGGCTACCACCGCTACTGGATCGCCGAACACCACAACATGCCCGCGGTGGCGTCCGCCGCGACCTCCGTTCTCGTAGGGCAGGTGGCCTCCGCCACCGAACGGATCAAGGTCGGCTCCGGTGGCATCATGCTCCCCAACCACGCCCCGTACGTGGTCGCCGAGCAGTTCGGCACCCTTGCCTCCCTCTTCCCGGGGCGCATCGACCTCGGCATCGGGCGAGCTCCGGGCACCGACCCGTGGACGGCCCAGGCCCTGCGCCGCGGCGACGCCGGTGCCAAGGACTTTCCGGCGCAGGTGGCGGAGGTGCGGCGCTACCTGGAGCCGACCACACCCAAGCAGCGGGTACGCGCCATCCCGGGCGAGGGCACCAAGGTCCCGCTGTACGTTCTCGGCTCCTCCACCTTCGGCGCGGCCCTGGCCGCACAGGAGGGCCTGCCCTTCGTCTTCGCCTCGCACTTCGCACCCACCCAGCTCGCCGCCGCGCTGGAGGTCTACCGAGCAAACTTCCGCCCCTCGGAGAGCCTGGAGAAGCCGCAGGCCATCGTCGGCGTGAACGTGATCGCCGCCGACACCGACCGCGAAGCCCGGCGCATCTTCACGACCCTGCAGCGCAAGTTCCTCACCCTGATCCGCGGCGAACTCCAGAACCTGCCCCCGGTCGACGACATCGACCGGCATTGGTCCCCGCAGGAAGCCGCGGCCGTCGAAGACATGCTGCGCGAGTCCGTGGTCGGTTCGCCCGGCACCGTCCGCGAGGGCCTGGGTGCGCTGCTCAAGCGCACCGGGGCCGACGAGCTCATCGTCCTGACCGAGACCTGGGACTTCAAGGACCGCATCCGCAGCTACGAACTCCTCGCCGAACTGAAATCCGCGTGACCCCCGAATCTCCCCCTACTCATTCCGGCTTCCCTGCCCACGCAGCAGGGTGCAGCGAGGACCCGACACCATGAGCACCACGACACTGTTCGACAGCACGACACTGGGCGCCCTCACCGTGCCCAACCGCATCGCAATGGCCCCGATGACCCGGTCACGGGCCGCCGTGGACGGCACCCCGACCGAGTTGATGAGCACGTACTACGCCCAGCGTGCCACCGCCGGGCTGATCATCGCCGAGGGCACCCACCCCACCGCCGCAGGCCGCATCGGCCCCGGCGCGCCAGGACTGCACCAGGACGCCCACCGTCTCGGCTGGTCCTACGTGGCAAACGCGGTGCACGACGCCGGGGGGAGGATCTTCGTACAGCTGATGCACGCCGGACGCCTCGCCCACCCCTCGTTTCTACCCGACGGGCTGCACCCCGTGGCTCCTTCGGACATCGCCGCGCGAGCGGAGGTGTATACCGCCGGTGGACGGAAGGCGGCGGTCCGTCCGCAAGCGCTCACCCATGAGCAGATCCTGGACGTCATCGACGACTTCGCCCAGTCGGCGGTGCGCGCGATGGCCGCTGGGATGGACGGTGTGGAGATCCACGCCGCCAACGGCTACCTCCTGCACCAGTTCCTCGCCGAGAATGCCAACCTGCGCACTGACGGCTGGGGCGGATCTCTCGACGCCAGGATCCGGCTGACGGTCGAGGTCGTACGAGCGGTGGCCGCAGCCATCGGCCCGCACCGCGTCGGGCTGCGGATCTCCCCGGGAAACCAGTTCGGCGGCCTCGTCGAGCAGGCACCGGAGGCGACGTACACCGCGCTGGTCCAGGAGCTGGCCCAGGACGGTCTGGCCTACCTCCACCTTGTCGAGACGGGTACCAACCTTGATGACCGCATCCGGGCTGTGTGGCCCAGCGCTCTCGTGATCGCACCAATGG of the Streptomyces koelreuteriae genome contains:
- a CDS encoding MerR family transcriptional regulator, whose product is MKIGELSRRTGVATRLLRYYEQQDLLHPDRLPNGYRDYPESSVQRVQQIRDLLQAGLSTDVIREIVPCFLGAGAELRPMVDPELAANLARELGEIERRIETLTRNRDAIRDYLAVASQTVPGHRKTPAA
- a CDS encoding nuclear transport factor 2 family protein; translated protein: MNPITKDVRATLDAFARGWTNGDESALSRLFTESSVLHSSAHGQARGAAEIAALFSADIVAKTALRLVTTNHSVRGDDRRTVLTSYLYGTSSHSDPAPSTFGATLLADLVRSEAGWQFAELRLSIPWTDGDPARFAPWSLPSAEGWKLGDAAPTIVSELDSPWGRGIPDLDADDAVQQAADFYARYSWAIDQGDFTLLHDCFTEDISGSFPPMGDLNGRHEVIGQMKSFRRGWPWMQHFGRTLHVTVDEAQTSAHLVVGRIIPQQPAAPNGQDLYGAHYQLDLRRQSGIWRISGFDYTPGWITVKDS
- a CDS encoding nuclear transport factor 2 family protein encodes the protein MSDTHEALTAVAALEARLNRLEDARAVEQLKYRYAAHCDNAYDAQGIASLFTPDGRWVVDGEGGSNNGRVEITEHFKDLPKKILWAQHYVINPQVEIAEDGLSAIGNFRLLCLCTIARTDDAGAQDAVILTIDYTDRFVKRDGQWYFQELRGRTHQVSNWDQGWVKQPFRE
- a CDS encoding alkene reductase, translated to MSTTTLFDSTTLGALTVPNRIAMAPMTRSRAAVDGTPTELMSTYYAQRATAGLIIAEGTHPTAAGRIGPGAPGLHQDAHRLGWSYVANAVHDAGGRIFVQLMHAGRLAHPSFLPDGLHPVAPSDIAARAEVYTAGGRKAAVRPQALTHEQILDVIDDFAQSAVRAMAAGMDGVEIHAANGYLLHQFLAENANLRTDGWGGSLDARIRLTVEVVRAVAAAIGPHRVGLRISPGNQFGGLVEQAPEATYTALVQELAQDGLAYLHLVETGTNLDDRIRAVWPSALVIAPMAGRPGDVTKVNAANAWLRRGADLVAFGRGFLANADLVERLRVGAPLNALAPHGLYGGDHRGYTDYPTLEQLPAVDA
- a CDS encoding LLM class flavin-dependent oxidoreductase, with protein sequence MKKLRDIPLSLLNLAPIRHGEGTATEALLETIELARKAEEFGYHRYWIAEHHNMPAVASAATSVLVGQVASATERIKVGSGGIMLPNHAPYVVAEQFGTLASLFPGRIDLGIGRAPGTDPWTAQALRRGDAGAKDFPAQVAEVRRYLEPTTPKQRVRAIPGEGTKVPLYVLGSSTFGAALAAQEGLPFVFASHFAPTQLAAALEVYRANFRPSESLEKPQAIVGVNVIAADTDREARRIFTTLQRKFLTLIRGELQNLPPVDDIDRHWSPQEAAAVEDMLRESVVGSPGTVREGLGALLKRTGADELIVLTETWDFKDRIRSYELLAELKSA